A section of the Citrobacter farmeri genome encodes:
- a CDS encoding ESA_00282 family adhesion-associated protein, with translation MNSIFYSVITLLLLTGGVLLLMREFNKPRNAEEQASATQSIPLTKEEGEDHFSTLMNAITPVWYWRVNHEYIDFLHATIKRMTMTQLNDIPGLFDAQRRCSDLNSAVYKYYDTIKKRCLNGEEVPHSDLDVLNLRQCFREFSVEAYPSLVALVWPEYQRPWINPDEV, from the coding sequence ATGAACAGTATTTTTTATTCTGTCATTACCCTGTTATTGCTGACCGGCGGCGTACTTTTATTAATGCGTGAGTTTAATAAACCGCGCAATGCTGAAGAGCAGGCCTCTGCGACGCAATCAATACCTCTGACCAAAGAAGAGGGAGAGGATCATTTTTCCACGTTGATGAATGCTATTACACCGGTATGGTACTGGCGCGTCAATCACGAATATATTGATTTTCTTCACGCAACGATAAAACGCATGACGATGACCCAATTGAATGACATCCCAGGATTGTTTGACGCCCAACGGCGTTGTAGCGATCTCAATTCTGCGGTGTATAAATACTACGACACGATAAAAAAACGCTGTCTCAACGGTGAAGAAGTCCCCCATTCCGATCTCGATGTGCTGAACTTACGCCAGTGTTTCCGGGAGTTTAGCGTCGAGGCGTATCCATCCCTGGTGGCGTTGGTGTGGCCTGAGTATCAGCGCCCGTGGATCAATCCCGACGAAGTTTGA
- the exbD gene encoding TonB system transport protein ExbD, which produces MAMRLNENLDDNGEMHEINVTPFIDVMLVLLIIFMVAAPLATVDVKVNLPASSSTPQPRPEKPVYLSVKADNSMFIGNDPVTDETMVAELNALTEGKKDTTIFFRADKTVDYETLMKVMDTLHQAGYLKIGLVGEEVAKAK; this is translated from the coding sequence ATGGCAATGCGTCTTAATGAAAATCTGGACGATAACGGTGAAATGCATGAGATCAACGTGACGCCGTTTATCGACGTCATGCTGGTACTGCTGATCATCTTTATGGTGGCTGCGCCGCTGGCGACAGTGGATGTGAAGGTAAACCTGCCCGCCTCCTCGAGTACGCCGCAACCGCGCCCGGAAAAACCCGTTTATCTGTCGGTCAAAGCAGACAACAGCATGTTTATTGGTAACGATCCGGTGACGGACGAGACCATGGTGGCAGAACTGAACGCACTGACTGAAGGGAAGAAAGACACCACGATCTTCTTCCGTGCGGATAAAACCGTCGACTATGAAACGCTGATGAAGGTGATGGACACGCTGCATCAAGCGGGTTATCTGAAGATTGGTCTGGTTGGCGAAGAGGTCGCGAAAGCAAAATAA
- the exbB gene encoding tol-pal system-associated acyl-CoA thioesterase codes for MGNNLMQTDLSVWGMYQHADIVVKCVMIGLILASVVTWAIFFSKSVEFFSQKRRLKREQQLLAEARSLDQASDIAANFGAKSLSTQLLNEAQNELELSQGSEDNEGIKERTGFRLERRVAAAGRHMGRGNGYLATIGAISPFVGLFGTVWGIMNSFIGIAQTQTTNLAVVAPGIAEALLATAIGLVAAIPAVVIYNIFARQIGGLKAMLGDVAAQVLLLQSRDLDLDASASAHPVRTAQKLRVG; via the coding sequence GTGGGTAATAATTTGATGCAGACGGATCTTTCCGTCTGGGGTATGTATCAGCACGCCGATATCGTGGTTAAGTGCGTGATGATTGGTCTGATTCTGGCGTCAGTGGTCACCTGGGCTATCTTCTTCAGTAAGAGCGTTGAGTTCTTCTCCCAGAAGCGTCGGCTTAAGCGCGAACAGCAGTTGTTGGCGGAAGCCCGCTCTCTGGATCAGGCAAGCGATATCGCAGCAAATTTTGGTGCCAAAAGCTTAAGCACCCAATTACTTAATGAAGCGCAGAACGAACTGGAACTGTCTCAGGGCAGTGAGGACAACGAAGGGATTAAAGAGCGTACCGGTTTTCGTCTGGAGCGTCGCGTTGCGGCGGCGGGACGTCATATGGGGCGCGGAAATGGCTATCTGGCAACCATCGGGGCGATTTCACCGTTTGTTGGTTTGTTCGGCACGGTCTGGGGCATCATGAACAGCTTCATCGGGATTGCACAAACGCAGACCACTAACCTTGCCGTAGTCGCGCCGGGTATCGCGGAAGCTCTGTTAGCGACGGCCATCGGTCTGGTTGCCGCTATCCCTGCCGTGGTGATTTATAACATCTTTGCCCGTCAGATTGGCGGTCTTAAAGCGATGCTGGGCGATGTGGCAGCACAGGTGTTGTTACTACAAAGCCGCGACCTGGATCTGGATGCAAGCGCATCTGCCCATCCGGTACGTACCGCGCAGAAATTACGTGTAGGGTAA
- the metC gene encoding cystathionine beta-lyase produces MADKQLDTRLVSAGRSKKYTLGSVNSVIQRASSLVFETVEAKKHATRNRAKGELFYGRRGTLTHFSLQEAMCELEGGAGCALFPCGAAAVANTILAFVEQGDHVLMTNTAYEPSQDFCTKILGKLGVTTGWFDPLIGADIVKHLQPNTKVVFLESPGSVTMEVHDVPAIVAAVRRVAPDAIIMIDNTWAAGILFKALDFGIDISIQAGTKYLIGHSDAMVGTAVSNARCWDQLRENAYLMGQMVDADTAYMTSRGLRTLGVRLRQHHESSLKIAEWLAAHPQVARVNHPALPGSKGHEFWKRDFTGSSGLFSFVLNKKLNNDELSAYLDHFSLFSMAYSWGGFESLILANQPEQIAEIRPEGGVDFSGTLIRLHIGLENVDDLIADLAAGFSRLV; encoded by the coding sequence ATGGCAGATAAACAACTGGACACCAGACTGGTCAGCGCAGGGCGCAGTAAAAAATACACGCTGGGCTCGGTGAATAGTGTGATTCAGCGCGCTTCTTCGCTGGTTTTTGAAACCGTAGAAGCCAAAAAGCACGCCACCCGCAACCGCGCTAAAGGTGAACTCTTTTACGGCCGTCGCGGCACGTTGACCCATTTCTCGCTGCAGGAAGCAATGTGCGAGCTTGAAGGCGGCGCTGGCTGCGCGCTCTTCCCCTGCGGTGCCGCAGCCGTCGCCAACACTATTCTGGCCTTTGTCGAGCAGGGCGACCACGTGCTGATGACTAACACAGCCTATGAGCCGAGCCAGGATTTCTGCACCAAAATCCTCGGCAAACTGGGGGTGACCACCGGCTGGTTCGATCCGCTGATCGGCGCCGATATCGTTAAGCATCTTCAACCCAACACCAAAGTCGTTTTCCTCGAATCTCCGGGTTCCGTGACCATGGAAGTTCACGATGTACCAGCAATTGTCGCCGCCGTCAGACGCGTTGCGCCGGACGCCATCATTATGATCGATAATACCTGGGCGGCAGGCATCCTGTTTAAAGCCCTCGATTTCGGTATTGATATCTCGATTCAGGCCGGAACCAAGTACCTGATTGGTCACTCCGATGCGATGGTCGGCACCGCCGTTTCAAACGCCCGCTGCTGGGATCAACTGCGGGAGAATGCCTATCTGATGGGGCAAATGGTCGATGCTGATACGGCCTATATGACCAGCCGCGGGCTGCGCACGCTGGGCGTTCGTCTGCGCCAGCATCATGAAAGCAGTCTGAAGATTGCCGAATGGCTTGCAGCCCATCCGCAGGTCGCACGGGTTAACCATCCGGCGTTACCGGGCAGTAAGGGACACGAATTCTGGAAACGAGACTTTACGGGCAGCAGCGGTCTGTTCTCGTTTGTGCTGAATAAAAAGCTGAATAATGACGAGCTGTCCGCTTATCTGGATCACTTCAGTCTCTTCAGCATGGCCTATTCGTGGGGTGGGTTTGAGTCGCTGATTCTGGCCAATCAGCCTGAACAGATTGCAGAAATTCGCCCGGAAGGGGGAGTGGATTTCAGCGGCACACTGATCCGTCTTCACATTGGTTTAGAAAATGTTGACGATCTGATTGCGGATTTAGCCGCCGGATTTTCCCGCCTCGTGTAA
- the yghB gene encoding DedA family general envelope maintenance protein YghB yields MAVIQDIIAALWQHDFAALADPHVVSVVYFVMFATLFLENGLLPASFLPGDSLLLLAGALVAQGVMSFIPTLVILTTAASLGCWLSYIQGRWLGNTRTVKGWLAQLPAKYHQRATCMFDRHGLLALLAGRFLAFVRTLLPTMAGISGLSNRRFQFFNWLSGLLWVGVVTSFGYALSMIPFVKRHEDQVMTFLMILPLFLLAAGLIGTVVVVLKKKYCSA; encoded by the coding sequence ATGGCTGTCATTCAAGATATTATCGCTGCGCTCTGGCAACATGATTTTGCCGCGCTGGCGGACCCACATGTTGTTAGCGTCGTCTACTTTGTGATGTTCGCCACGCTGTTTTTAGAGAATGGCCTGTTACCGGCCTCATTTTTACCCGGTGATAGCCTGTTGCTATTAGCGGGCGCATTAGTCGCGCAGGGCGTCATGAGCTTTATCCCTACCCTGGTGATCCTGACGACAGCAGCCAGCCTGGGTTGTTGGCTTAGCTATATTCAGGGACGCTGGCTGGGTAATACGCGAACGGTAAAAGGCTGGCTGGCGCAACTTCCAGCGAAATATCACCAGCGCGCGACCTGCATGTTTGACCGACATGGTCTGCTGGCGCTGCTGGCAGGACGTTTTCTGGCGTTCGTGCGGACCCTGCTGCCAACCATGGCGGGGATTTCCGGACTCTCTAACCGTCGCTTCCAGTTTTTCAACTGGCTGAGCGGCCTGCTGTGGGTCGGCGTGGTCACCAGTTTTGGCTATGCGCTTAGCATGATCCCGTTTGTAAAGCGCCATGAAGATCAGGTGATGACTTTCCTGATGATCCTGCCACTCTTCCTGCTGGCTGCGGGTTTAATCGGCACGGTAGTGGTGGTTCTCAAGAAGAAATACTGTAGCGCCTGA
- a CDS encoding AraC family transcriptional regulator, translating to MNREEICLLLTDKVKQLKNNEHKLGELLPDIRLLYGTEPGLRTPVMYDPGIIFLFSGHKIGYINERVFRYDANEYLLLTVPLPFECETYATPDVPLAGFRINVDILQLQELLMDIGEDERFQPSMAASGINSATLSEEILCAAERLLDVMERPLDARILGKQIIREILYHVLTGPRGGALLALVSRQTHFSLISRVLKRIENKYTENLNVEQLAAEANMSVSAFHHNFKSVTSTSPLQYLKTYRLHKARMMMIHDGMKASAAAMRVGYESASQFSREFKRYFGVTPGEDAARIRTMQGS from the coding sequence ATGAACCGCGAAGAGATCTGTTTACTGCTGACTGATAAAGTTAAGCAGTTGAAAAACAATGAACATAAGCTCGGTGAACTGCTGCCAGACATCCGTCTGCTGTATGGTACTGAACCGGGTTTACGTACTCCCGTCATGTACGACCCCGGCATCATATTTCTCTTTTCAGGCCATAAAATCGGTTACATCAATGAGCGGGTTTTCCGTTACGACGCCAATGAATACCTGCTGCTGACAGTACCATTACCCTTCGAATGTGAAACCTATGCGACACCGGACGTGCCGCTCGCCGGATTTCGCATCAATGTCGATATTCTGCAGTTGCAGGAACTGCTGATGGACATTGGCGAGGACGAGCGCTTTCAGCCGTCGATGGCGGCAAGCGGGATCAACTCCGCGACGCTCTCCGAGGAGATCCTCTGCGCGGCAGAACGTCTGCTCGACGTCATGGAGCGGCCACTGGACGCGCGCATTCTCGGTAAACAGATCATCCGCGAGATCCTTTATCACGTTCTGACCGGGCCACGCGGCGGTGCGCTGCTGGCACTGGTGAGCCGTCAAACGCACTTCAGCCTGATTAGCCGCGTGCTCAAACGCATTGAAAATAAGTACACCGAAAACCTCAATGTCGAGCAGCTGGCAGCCGAAGCCAACATGAGTGTCTCTGCGTTCCACCATAATTTTAAGTCAGTCACCAGCACCTCGCCGTTGCAGTACCTGAAAACCTATCGGTTACATAAAGCGCGGATGATGATGATTCACGACGGCATGAAGGCCAGCGCGGCGGCAATGCGGGTGGGGTATGAAAGCGCGTCGCAGTTCAGTCGCGAATTTAAGCGCTATTTCGGCGTGACGCCGGGAGAAGATGCGGCGCGGATCCGCACCATGCAGGGGAGTTAA